AACGCCATCTTCCGCCCCGATGACCCGGCGCGACCTGGAGGCGAAGATCGTCGCCCGCGCCTGGTCGGACGACGAGTTCAAGGCGAAGTTCCTCGCCGACCCCAAGGCGATGTTCGAGGAGCATCTGGGCACCAAGCTCCCCGAAACGCTGGTGATGACGGCGCACGAGGAAACCGCCGACGCCATCCACTTCGTCATCCCGGCCAAGCCGCAAATCGATCTGGACGAGCTGTCGGACGAG
This portion of the Azospirillum sp. B510 genome encodes:
- a CDS encoding NHLP leader peptide family RiPP precursor, yielding MTTQTPSSAPMTRRDLEAKIVARAWSDDEFKAKFLADPKAMFEEHLGTKLPETLVMTAHEETADAIHFVIPAKPQIDLDELSDEDLEKVAGGVDVSVTIFTAVMASALSAAATVAVSATATAGLIKW